The genomic segment GGCAAGGCCGCCTCGGCGCCGCTGTTCTGCACGGTGCCGTTCGGCTTTACGGCTCAGGAACAGAACGCCTGGCTCTACTACGGCGGCGGCATGGAACTGTGGCGCGAGGTGTATGAAAAATTCAATCTGATGCCGTTTGATGCCGGTAACACCGGCACACAGATGGCGGGCTGGTTCAACAAACCCATCGACACGCTGGCCGACCTGCGCGGCTTGAAGATGCGCGTGCCAGGACTGGGCGGCGAGATTCTGTCGAAGCTGGGTGTGGTGCCGGTCAATATTCCCGGCGGCGAGCTGTTCACCGCGCTGTCCACCGGCACGATTGATGCCGCCGAATTTGTCGGCCCTTACAACGATCTGGCCTTCGGCCTGCACCGCGCCGCCCGCTATTACTACTATCCCGGCTGGCATGAGCCGGGCGCGACGCTTGAAGCCATCGTCAACATGGACGCGTGGAAGGCGCTGCCGGAAGACCTGCAGTACATCGTCCAGACCGCCTGCGAATCGACCTCGCACACCATGCTGGCCGAGATGACCGCGCGCAACAACGGCGCCCTGACCACCCTGGTCGAGGAGCACGGTGTCGATGTGCGTCCGCTGCCGCCCGAGGTGCTGGCCGCGCTCAAGGTCGAGAGCGAGCAGTACCTTGCCGAGGCCGAGAAGGGCGAGCCGCTGCTGGCGCGCGCCGCCGAGTCGATCCGCAAGTTCCGCGTCGAAATGCTGCAGGGCACGGCGATTGCCGAGCAGGCGTTTCTCAATGCCCGCAGTGCTTGAACTCCTTGGCCGCGACCCTATCCAAAGCCGCACATCCGAAATGATGAATCCTGTCCAGACCCATGACTGACGCTGACATTCTGATCGAGGCCCAAGGGCTGACCCGCCGCTACGGCCGGCAGAACGCCGTCCAAAACCTGTCGCTCACCCTGCGCAAGGGTGAAGTGCTGGGTCTGTTGGGCCCCAACGGTGCGGGCAAGTCCACCACCATGAAAATGCTCACCGGCACCCTCAAGCCCACGGCCGGCACGGTGGCGATCAAGGGCGTTTCGATGGCCGACGATCCCAAGGCCGCCAAGCAGGCGCTGGGCTATTTGCCCGAACAGCCGCCGGTGTATGGCGAGCTGACCGTTGATGAGTTTCTCGATTTCGCCGCCGGCCTTCACGGTCTGCGCGGCGCTGGGCGCAAAGACGCGGTGCAGTCCGCCAAGCAGGACTGCGGCTTGGAGGAGGTCTCACGTCGGCTGATCAGCAATCTGTCGAAGGGTTACCAGCAGCGGGTCGGTTTGGCGCAGGCCATCATCCACCGGCCACCGGTGATCATTCTCGACGAGCCCACGGTGGGGCTGGACCCGATCCAGATTCGCGAGATTCGCAGCCTGATTGCCGATCTGGGCCGCAATCACTCGGTGATTCTGTCGAGCCACATCCTTCCGGAGATTCAGGCGGTGTGCTCGCGGGTGATGATCATCGCGCGCGGTTTGTCGGTCTACGACGAACCGCTGACCGCCACCGAGAACGCGCGCTTCGACACGGTCGAGATCGGCCTGCGGCAGCCGCCGACCCTGGATGCGCTGCGCGGCATCGACGGCGTGGCATCGGTGACGGCGCTACCTGGCGGCACGCGCTTCATGGCGCAGGTGCAGGCCGGGCAGGACCCGCGTGAAGCACTGGCGACGGCCGCTGCGCAAGGCGGATGGGGGCTGTTCGAGCTGCGCGCCGTGACCCGCACG from the Polycyclovorans algicola TG408 genome contains:
- a CDS encoding TRAP transporter substrate-binding protein, translating into MQRRDVLMGLAGGTALLAGCEPGEVAQTASGAAQERVEWRMYTTWPKNFPGLGTGAARLAERITQMSGGRLTVSVYGAGERVPALEVFDAVSRGSAQMGHGAAYYWKGKAASAPLFCTVPFGFTAQEQNAWLYYGGGMELWREVYEKFNLMPFDAGNTGTQMAGWFNKPIDTLADLRGLKMRVPGLGGEILSKLGVVPVNIPGGELFTALSTGTIDAAEFVGPYNDLAFGLHRAARYYYYPGWHEPGATLEAIVNMDAWKALPEDLQYIVQTACESTSHTMLAEMTARNNGALTTLVEEHGVDVRPLPPEVLAALKVESEQYLAEAEKGEPLLARAAESIRKFRVEMLQGTAIAEQAFLNARSA
- a CDS encoding ABC transporter ATP-binding protein, translated to MTDADILIEAQGLTRRYGRQNAVQNLSLTLRKGEVLGLLGPNGAGKSTTMKMLTGTLKPTAGTVAIKGVSMADDPKAAKQALGYLPEQPPVYGELTVDEFLDFAAGLHGLRGAGRKDAVQSAKQDCGLEEVSRRLISNLSKGYQQRVGLAQAIIHRPPVIILDEPTVGLDPIQIREIRSLIADLGRNHSVILSSHILPEIQAVCSRVMIIARGLSVYDEPLTATENARFDTVEIGLRQPPTLDALRGIDGVASVTALPGGTRFMAQVQAGQDPREALATAAAQGGWGLFELRAVTRTLEDIFVELTSGDALAEAA